GACAGGCTTTCCTCGATCGATTCTTCATGCTGCATGTTTTCCTGCTTCCGCTGGTCATCATGGCGCTGATCGGCCTGCACTTCGGTACGCTGCGCATTCCGCACGTCAACAATCAGGATGGCGAAGAGGTCGATTTTGACGAAGAGGCCAAAAAGTACCTGGCAGGCAAGACCAAAGAGGCGAAAGTGATCCGCTTCCAGCCCGACTTCCTCTCCAAAGATATGTTTGTCGTGTCGATCTTCCTGATCTTCTATTTCTATCTGGTTTTCTGGCACTTCGATTTTGCGATGGATCCGATCAACTTCGATCCGGCCGACGGTCTGAAGACCCCGCCGCACATCTATCCTGAGTGGTACTTCCTCTGGAGTTACGAAATCCTCCGGCCGTTCCCGAAAGACCCGGGTCTTGTCGCCTTCGGATTCGCGCAGGTGATCTTCTTCCTGCTGCCTTTCCTGGACAAGAGTCCGAACGTGGCGCCCGCCAATCGTCGTGGGCCCTTCAAGTATTGGTTCTGGATTCTGCTGGTCGATATGATCGTCCTGACAATGATGGGTAAATTGCCGCCGCAGGGCATTTACAGTACGATTGGTCTGGTTGCGGCTTGGGTATTCATCATTTTGTGGATTGTGCTGCCAATCGTAACCAAAAAAGAAAAAGCAGTGTGAGGAGGCTGAAATGAAAGAATTGAAAATTTTAGCGGTAGTCGTATTCTTTACACTGCTGACCTACTGGGGTATCGAACCGTATGCGCACTCCGTCATGCACAAGCATGTCGAGAGTGAAGGATTTGCCTACAACGATCTTAAACCGTTAACGAAAAAAGGTGATGCGGCCAAAGGTGCCGAAACCTTCATGAATGCCGGCTGTATCGGCTGCCACGGTGTCAAAGCCGCGGGAATGCCGGCCCCGATGGATCCGAACGCCGCGGTAGCCAGTTTCGGTGTCAATCCGCCCGATCTGAGCAATGCCGGCGTCATCTTTGATGAAAAGTTCCTTGCCGATCTGATCGCCAGCCCCGAGCACGCACTGATGGTCGAGCATAAATTTTCAAAAGCCGGCCGAACCTTCCCGATGTCTGCATTCTTCGGACTGGGAGGAGACAAGGAGCAGGAGATTGCCGATATTGTCGCCTATCTGAAATCGATCGCGAAAAAGCCCGAAGAGATTACACCGAAAGAGACATTCGAAACGGCGTGCGGCCGATGTCATGCGATGCATTACGACAAGTGGACTCAAATCGGCGAGCGTCCCAAATTTAAGCATAAGATCGACGAAATCAAGTTCGAAGAGAAAGTGGTCGATTATCAGGATAAACTGACCAAATACCTGGGTAAACTTCCGCCGGATCTTTCGATGTATATCCGAAGCCGCGGTGAGCACTTCCTCAGCACCTTCATGGAAAATCCGCAAAACCTTCTTCCTGGTACGGCGATGCCGCGTGTCGGTGTAAGCAAAGAGAGTGCGGAAAAAGTTATCGAGTACATGGCGGATGTCGGAGACGCGAAACGTCACGAGCGTGACAGTGTCGGCGTCAAAACGATGATCTATCTGCTGATCTTCGCTGTTTTGGCATATCTGTGGAAACAGAGCATCTGGAGAGAACTCCACTAATCACTTCTTCAGGGCACCTTTTGGGGCCCTGAAATCTTCATCGACCCGTTTATTTATCTTCTTTTTTCCTTTTTGATGTAAAATAAGAGCAAAAATCTCCGATTGGAAACAGAATGCTCATAGACGGACATGGACGAACGGTCAATTATCTACGTATTTCGGTCACGGAGCGGTGCAATTTCCGCTGCCAGTACTGCATGCCAGAAAAACCCTTTTCCTGGGTGCCACGGGAGAATCTGCTCAGTTTCGAGGAGCTTTTCAGTTTCGTCCGTGTTGCGATCGATGAAGGGATCGAAAAAATCCGGATCACCGGAGGCGAACCGCTGCTTCGGGAGGACCTCGACCGCTTCGTCTCGATGATTCACGACTACAAACCCGATATCGATCTGGCCCTGACGACCAACGGCTATCTGCTGGCCGATGTGGCCGAGAGGCTCAAGGACGCGGGCCTTAGACGAATCAACGTCTCCATCGATTCGCTCAAACCCCATGTGGCTTACCGGATCGCCCAGAAAGATGTGCTGCAGAAGGTGCTAAGAGGGGTCGAAAAATCGCTCGAGGCCGGATTGAAAGTGAAGGTCAACATGGTGCCTCTTAAAGGGATCAACGAAGATGAAATCGTTGACGTGATGGAGTACGCAAAAGCCCGGGGCATGACGATCCGCTATATCGAGTATATGGAAAATGTCCATGCCAAAGCCGGTCTCAAGGGTCTCAGCGGCAAAGAGATACTCTCGAAAGTAAAAGAGAGATACACGATTCACAAAGTGGGTCGCGAAGGGAGCAGTCCGGCCTTCAACTACCTGACCGATGACGGCTACAAATTCGGTATCATCGACCCCCACAAACACGATTTCTGCGAAAGCTGCAATCGGATACGCCTGACGGCAGAGGGGTTTTTGATACCCTGCCTCTATTTCGACGAGGCGATGAGTATACGTGATGCCGTGAAAGCGGGAAATATTGATGAAGCCAACGAAATATTGAGGGAAGTGCTTCGGAACAAACCGGAGAAAAACCGATGGGACGAGGAAGAGGGCGAGGAGTCTTCCCGCGCCTTTTATGAAACGGGGGGGTGATTTTTCGTGAAACGGAAAACAGGTCGTCGGTCGGGGGTCATTTGGCATGGGAAGAAGCCGGTGTTATGCCTTTTTTTCTTTTCATCTCTTTTTGAAAAACCCAATGCCCAACATCAAAGGGTTCTTTTTTGATCTATCTGGTCGAACACTTTTTCTCCATCCAGGGAGAAGGCCGATATGCCGGCGTGCCGTCCGTTTTTCTCCGTTTCGGGGGGTGCAATCTTCGATGCCCCGGATACGGAAGCTATGAGGTGGACGGCAAAATCCTCTTTGGGTGCGATACGGTTCGGGCCGTGCATGAGAAGTATTTCGCGTCGGCATGGCAGCAAATAGGCGAGGCCGAAAGCGTGATAGAGATTCTCGACAGATATGTGGAGGAGGCCGGTTATGTGCCCGATCTTGTTTTAACAGGCGGAGAGCCGATGCTCTATGCCGAAAATCCGATCTTTTATGAAATCGTCTCCCATGCCCTTGAAAAAGGGATGCGCGTAACCATGGAGACCAATGCGACATTGGCTCCGGACTTTGAAAAATTCCCGGCTTACAGGCGAATCGTTTTCGCGATGGCTGTCAAGCTTTCCGACAGCAAAGAACCCGAAAAGAGACGAATCGTACCCGAAGCGATCGATGCGCTCGCGAGAAACGGCCGTGAGTCGTTTTTCAAATTCACAATAAGCGCCCGGTTGGCGAATCGGGAAGGGATGGAGGAGATCGAGGCGATAGCCGGCCGGTACGAGAACGAGATATTCTGCATGCCCCGGGGAGAGAATATCGCTCTGCTTCGCGAACATGCCGAAAAGGTGGCGCTTTTTTGCATGAAATACGGTTATCGGTATACCGACCGTCTTCACATTCGGCTCTGGAACACCGAAGAGAGACGCTGACGGAGGAAAAATGACAATACGCAAACTTTACAAATTCGAAAACGCCCATATCGTGCGCGGATGTTCGACTCGCAGATGCAGCCGCAGCATCCACGGCCACTCCTACAAAGTGGAGATCTTTTTTACGGCATCGTCGCTTGACAGGGGCCAGATGATCTACGATTTCGGTCTGGCAAAAGGGATGATCGGGGATTTTGTCGATGCGTTCGACCATGCGATCACCTTGTGGAGCGAAGACGATCCGGCCTATATCGCCGACATGAAAAAGTGGAGCGAGCGGTGGGTGGAACTGCCGCTCAACCCTTCTGTCGAGCAGTTCGCCCGCATCTTCTTTCTCGTGGCCGACAGAATGCTAAAGCAGACGAAGATGGTCAACGGGGAGGGAGATGTCACGATCGAAAGCGTGATCGTGCACGAAACCGACACCGGTTATGCCCGAGCTGTCAGAGAGGATGTCTACGACTCCACAATGGGTCCCATTCCGCTCGATAGAATCAAATTCTCGGACAGGGTCAGAGAGGA
This genomic interval from Hydrogenimonas urashimensis contains the following:
- the moaA gene encoding GTP 3',8-cyclase MoaA, whose protein sequence is MLIDGHGRTVNYLRISVTERCNFRCQYCMPEKPFSWVPRENLLSFEELFSFVRVAIDEGIEKIRITGGEPLLREDLDRFVSMIHDYKPDIDLALTTNGYLLADVAERLKDAGLRRINVSIDSLKPHVAYRIAQKDVLQKVLRGVEKSLEAGLKVKVNMVPLKGINEDEIVDVMEYAKARGMTIRYIEYMENVHAKAGLKGLSGKEILSKVKERYTIHKVGREGSSPAFNYLTDDGYKFGIIDPHKHDFCESCNRIRLTAEGFLIPCLYFDEAMSIRDAVKAGNIDEANEILREVLRNKPEKNRWDEEEGEESSRAFYETGG
- a CDS encoding cytochrome b translates to MAHFEKAHSLEEWLDQRLAIKTLRRVLAEEYWIPKNINFLWAMGMVLAVTFGILVISGIFLLMYYQPNVNTAFDSVNYTIMKEVEFGWLWRHMHAVAASVVFLIIYIHMFTGIYYGSYKKGRELIWLSGMLLFVTFSAEAFSGYMLPWGQMSYWAGMVITNLFSLGSLELNGLVEWIRGDYVPGQAFLDRFFMLHVFLLPLVIMALIGLHFGTLRIPHVNNQDGEEVDFDEEAKKYLAGKTKEAKVIRFQPDFLSKDMFVVSIFLIFYFYLVFWHFDFAMDPINFDPADGLKTPPHIYPEWYFLWSYEILRPFPKDPGLVAFGFAQVIFFLLPFLDKSPNVAPANRRGPFKYWFWILLVDMIVLTMMGKLPPQGIYSTIGLVAAWVFIILWIVLPIVTKKEKAV
- a CDS encoding 6-pyruvoyl trahydropterin synthase family protein codes for the protein MTIRKLYKFENAHIVRGCSTRRCSRSIHGHSYKVEIFFTASSLDRGQMIYDFGLAKGMIGDFVDAFDHAITLWSEDDPAYIADMKKWSERWVELPLNPSVEQFARIFFLVADRMLKQTKMVNGEGDVTIESVIVHETDTGYARAVREDVYDSTMGPIPLDRIKFSDRVREEWSDPAMYEKLLAGKTFVNPDIV
- a CDS encoding 7-carboxy-7-deazaguanine synthase QueE; the protein is MIYLVEHFFSIQGEGRYAGVPSVFLRFGGCNLRCPGYGSYEVDGKILFGCDTVRAVHEKYFASAWQQIGEAESVIEILDRYVEEAGYVPDLVLTGGEPMLYAENPIFYEIVSHALEKGMRVTMETNATLAPDFEKFPAYRRIVFAMAVKLSDSKEPEKRRIVPEAIDALARNGRESFFKFTISARLANREGMEEIEAIAGRYENEIFCMPRGENIALLREHAEKVALFCMKYGYRYTDRLHIRLWNTEERR
- a CDS encoding c-type cytochrome, which translates into the protein MKELKILAVVVFFTLLTYWGIEPYAHSVMHKHVESEGFAYNDLKPLTKKGDAAKGAETFMNAGCIGCHGVKAAGMPAPMDPNAAVASFGVNPPDLSNAGVIFDEKFLADLIASPEHALMVEHKFSKAGRTFPMSAFFGLGGDKEQEIADIVAYLKSIAKKPEEITPKETFETACGRCHAMHYDKWTQIGERPKFKHKIDEIKFEEKVVDYQDKLTKYLGKLPPDLSMYIRSRGEHFLSTFMENPQNLLPGTAMPRVGVSKESAEKVIEYMADVGDAKRHERDSVGVKTMIYLLIFAVLAYLWKQSIWRELH